One region of Deltaproteobacteria bacterium genomic DNA includes:
- a CDS encoding type II toxin-antitoxin system HicB family antitoxin produces the protein MKLTAIIEREGDGYVSLCPELDIASQGDSIEQARDNLREALELFFETASPEELKQRLHDDIFVTHVEVAVG, from the coding sequence ATGAAACTTACGGCAATTATTGAACGCGAAGGTGATGGATACGTATCACTGTGCCCGGAGTTAGATATCGCAAGCCAAGGTGATAGTATAGAGCAGGCGCGGGACAACCTTCGGGAAGCGCTGGAACTGTTTTTTGAGACAGCATCGCCCGAAGAGCTAAAACAACGACTTCATGACGATATTTTTGTAACTCATGTTGAGGTGGCAGTTGGGTAA